The genome window tggggggggttgtttgtTGAGACTTGCTCACAGCCTATCAGAGGCCGTCGCCCGTAGCAACCACGTCCATCAGCCGTCCTCAGCCAATGAGCGGCGGAGCCAGGCGGAGTCCAGGTGCACCTTTGCGTCCACTTGGCAGAGAGCCGGGGAGACGCCTgtggcaaagagagagaaaaaaaagcaaaagaacAGAGTTAACTGTCAAATGCAAGGTTCCTTTAATAAGAGCGATCAGTCCGGCTCCGAGAGTCATGGCGACCACAGCGTCCAATCACTACAACATCCTCACCTCCAGCGCATCCATCGTGCACTCGGAGCCCGGCAGCATGCAGCAAGCCGCGGCGTACAGGGACGCGCAGACCCTGTTGCAGAATGACTACTCGCTGCAGAGCAACAGTCACCCGCTCAGCCACGCGCACCAGTGGATCACGGCGCTGTCGCACGGGGAAGGCGCCCCGTGGTCCTCGAGCCCGCTCGGCGACCAGGACATCAAGCCCAGCGTGCAGGGGCGAGACGACATGCACAACTCCAGCAACAAcaacctccagcagcagcaacagcagcaccaGCCGCGACCGCCCCACCTGGTGCACCAGTCGCACGGGAACAGTCACCACGACGCGCGGGCGTGGAgaaccaccgccgccaccccaCACATACCAAGCATGGCGACGTCGAACGGCCAAAGCCTTATCTATGCCCAGCCGGGGTTCGGCGTTAACGGTCTGATCCCGGGAAGCGGACAGGGGATGCACCACCACAGCCTGAGGGACCACGAGGACCACCACAGCCCGCACCTCAGTGACCACGGACACGCGCCGtcccagcaccagcagcagggggggcaCCACGACCACTCGGACGAGGACACGCCGACCTCGGACGACCTGGAGCAGTTCGCCAAGCAGTTCAAGCAGCGGCGGATCAAGCTGGGCTTCACGCAGGCCGACGTTGGACTCGCCCTGGGGACGCTGTATGGAAATGTGTTTTCCCAGACCACCATTTGCAGGTTCGAGGCCCTGCAGctcagcttcaaaaacatgtgtaAGCTCAAGCCTTTGTTGAACAAGTGGTTGGAGGAGGCAGACTCCACATCGGGGAGCCCCACCAGCTTGGACAAAATCGCCGCGCAGGGGAGGAAACGGAAAAAACGGACCTCTATCGAGGTGAGCGTTAAAGGGGCTTTGGAAAGCCATTTTTTGAAGTGCCCTAAACCAGCAGCGTCGGAAATTACATCACTGGCGGACAGTCTTCAGCTAGAAAAAGAAGTGGTGAGGGTTTGGTTTTGTAacaggagacagaaagagaaacggATGACCCCTCCCGGAGGAGCTCTCCCGGGGACCGAGGATGTGTACGGGGACACGCCGCCCCACCACGGAGTCCAAACCCCGGTCCAATGAACTCTAGGGGACCACTCCTCCGTGATTTGACTTTTGTTATTTATCCCCAAGGTTATACACACATCACGGGACTACGGGCGATAATGTGGCTGTTTTTATCTATAATAGATGGCAGTGAGTGACTTACACACGATATCTGCATTGAATATCTTTCAAACACTGAATGATCCGCAGCGGGGGAAtaagaatattttttttccctctttaaGAGCTACAGGAACATAAATAGCCTATGTTCTTTGAGGATATGCCTAAAACACTGTGACTTGAGTCGACGCAGTTTCAAGGTGTAGCCCTTTTGTGTGAAATTATACTTgacaaaagggggggggggtcctggtttAAACAAACTAGTATTGAGATTCTTAGCTGAATGGTTTACATTCACGACTTTTATAGTGTATAGCAGTACAGTGCATTTCCCTGAGTCACTATTGACATCATATGCCATTTCGTGTGTagctgtgaggtgtgtgtatggCCGTCAGAAGAGTCAAAAGAGCTGCATTGGACTAAAgttaccagcagcagcagcagtagtatagGCCTATAGGCTGCGTCCCAAACAAGCAGCTGAGGTTGAGCATCGCCTGAGCAACGTGAGGGGGGTCGATTCCATATGTCAGTTCACATCGAAATTCACTCATGCTTTGGCAGGTTATTTTTGACAGTTACGTTTGCGttacacttttattttgtatacaAAGAGGTTCACGATTTagttaaataaaataactgTATAATtagcctattattattattgttattataattataattattattattgttattattattattattattattattattattattattattattattattattattattatcaggcCACTTCAATGCGAATCCCTGCGTTCAACACGTTCGGTAACGGAGAACGGTcggtgttttgtgttttgctgGATATTTTTGGACACCCCACCACTGCGGCTCTGAACACAAAAGGCTGCCAGCGCTCAGCTCCACGCAGCAGCGAGCGGTAGCTCCCAGAAAAGGCTCCCTGGCTATGGATTATCTGGCACTTTTCTCCTGTACGGGATTTGCTACACAAGTCACCGAGGCTCACAGCAAAATTTTTGATCCACTTTTGTAAATATTGTATAACTTTAATAGTCATGACTTCatccctttttttgttttaattcttCCACTGGGGCACTTTTTTGATGTTTTCCAAACAGAACGGGCTataggttttgtttttatttgcctTACCACCTTTACATTCCCTATTCTTAATTGCAGTAGGGTAATTTATCTTCGAATGTAAGGCTTTGCAGTGATATAAATTCAAAATATTTTGTTATTCATTGTTTGGAGCCTAATGTTTTGTCTATTGGTTGTTTCTGATTGTCCGTATAATTCCACGGTTTTGTTTAGATCCAAATATAGCCCGTATATTAAGGATTAAATGATAAGTAACTGTTTCTTGTGTTCAAACAATTGTCCATAAAGTTATGATTTTAAAGGTGATAACCTATTACAATCTCGGTAGAACAAACTCTTTATAATGTTCCAAAACACAAATCAGCTTTCCaaacaacaacatccaaattattattattattattattattattattattattattattattattattattattattattattattattatataagcacatcattttgttttgttttgtttttgtttgtttttgtttctgacCACCATCTTGGATTACAATTAGCTATTTTGTTCATCTTGGTGTATTTTGCTATTTTGGGTGAGAAAAATGTTCAAAGcttattaattttattttattttttgttatggaGATTGTAATTTATTCTATGATGACTTTTATAGATGACACAAAGTACGATATATAAATGACACCAAGAAGGCTAATTAAGCGGGGttgacttattttttatttcaggCGCTTTCCACAGCCTACACCGTCACATCTAAATGTGTATATACATCTTTTTTCTGATAACCAGCTTGTTCTTAGTagctttcttttgttttatgcaAACAGATACCCAGGGACGCAAAACTATATTTTTGGTTTGGAGTCAGGCTTCTTATGGTTTAAAAGAAAAGAACAAGAGGAGTAGGCCTAAACGTAATCACGAGCAAGACAATATCCCATCAGTAGCTTTAATGAATCATCCAACTTATTAATTCACTGAATTCACATGGGCTCTAGACCTGTAGCAATTCAATGCAGATCAGTTTTTTCCTTATTTCTGTTTCTCCAGTGTGGTTTGGGTTCATATTATCAGACTTTGGGGTATAGGCCTAGATGAAGCGCGCAAAAGTGATATTATAAATATGTTTAGGTATTTTATCGCTTTCCACATGAACGAATgacttgcacatttttaaataacgGGGGTTAATATTAAAATGCTTTTTTCCAATGTCAAGACTAACTGTATTTTTATTAAGTAAGTACAGCAATGCTAAATAGGATTTGATCTATGGAACATCCTTATTTTGGTTCGGCAATTGAATGAAAATAATGTTAAAATAGGATTAATCGTCACGTTGAGTCCACTGAAATACTAGTAACATCTGTTTTAAGGACACTGTTTTATTTGCGTTGCCAGGTGGGAGCATATTTTGGAGCGTTTGTTGGGACTACAGTTTAACGGCGCACACACACCGTCCAACgacaaccacaacaaccacaTCTCGCGGTGTTTTATTATTACTGCGCGTCGTTTCCCGGGTCACTAAGTCCCCAGGATGGTGCGAAAAACTGTGCTCCGTTCACGTTCCGCTGGAGGTCAATAAATCCATGCGGGCTGGACTATTTATCTACCGTCTGT of Gadus macrocephalus chromosome 11, ASM3116895v1 contains these proteins:
- the pou3f2b gene encoding POU domain, class 3, transcription factor 2, with the translated sequence MATTASNHYNILTSSASIVHSEPGSMQQAAAYRDAQTLLQNDYSLQSNSHPLSHAHQWITALSHGEGAPWSSSPLGDQDIKPSVQGRDDMHNSSNNNLQQQQQQHQPRPPHLVHQSHGNSHHDARAWRTTAATPHIPSMATSNGQSLIYAQPGFGVNGLIPGSGQGMHHHSLRDHEDHHSPHLSDHGHAPSQHQQQGGHHDHSDEDTPTSDDLEQFAKQFKQRRIKLGFTQADVGLALGTLYGNVFSQTTICRFEALQLSFKNMCKLKPLLNKWLEEADSTSGSPTSLDKIAAQGRKRKKRTSIEVSVKGALESHFLKCPKPAASEITSLADSLQLEKEVVRVWFCNRRQKEKRMTPPGGALPGTEDVYGDTPPHHGVQTPVQ